A single genomic interval of Microbacterium sp. BLY harbors:
- a CDS encoding PhoH family protein → MAQQSTRQTPSQAAAAEPDQDLRTYVLDTSVLLSDPQALFRFAEHSVVLPVVVITELEGKRHDPEIGYFARQALRHLDDLRIEHGRLDFPVEVGEGGTLRVELGNTDLSVLPAGIRLSDNDSRILSVAMHLAQDGQDVTIVSKDLPMRVKAASLGLRAEEYLAEQAVDSGWTGIATLDLSGDDISDLYESEVGLSEDVHGLPVNTGLIIHSERGSALGRVTGDGEFRLVRGDRDIFGMHGRSAEQRIAIDLLLDPEVGIVSLGGRAGTGKSALALCAGLEAVLERQQQKKIIVFRPLFAVGGQELGYLPGDQGEKMNPWGQAVYDTLGSVVSGNVIDEVVERGLLEVMPLTHIRGRSLHDAFVIVDEAQSLERNVLLTVLSRMGQNSRVILTHDVGQRDNLRVGRHDGIASVIETLKGHDLFGHVTLTRSERSAIAALVTDLLEGGELS, encoded by the coding sequence ATCGCGCAGCAGTCCACCCGTCAGACGCCGAGTCAGGCCGCGGCCGCAGAACCGGATCAGGATCTGCGCACCTACGTCCTCGACACCTCGGTCCTGCTGAGCGATCCGCAGGCGCTCTTCCGCTTCGCGGAGCACTCGGTCGTCCTCCCGGTGGTCGTCATCACCGAGCTCGAGGGCAAGCGGCACGACCCGGAGATCGGCTACTTCGCCCGGCAGGCGCTGCGGCACCTCGACGACCTGCGCATCGAGCACGGTCGCCTGGACTTCCCGGTGGAGGTCGGCGAGGGGGGCACCCTTCGCGTCGAGCTCGGCAACACCGACCTCTCCGTCCTGCCCGCGGGAATCCGCCTCAGCGACAACGACAGCCGCATCCTCTCGGTGGCGATGCACCTGGCGCAGGACGGCCAGGACGTGACCATCGTGTCGAAGGACCTCCCGATGCGGGTGAAGGCCGCGTCGCTCGGGCTGCGCGCGGAGGAGTACCTCGCGGAGCAGGCCGTCGACTCGGGCTGGACCGGGATCGCGACGCTCGATCTCTCCGGTGACGACATCAGCGACCTCTACGAGAGCGAGGTCGGACTCAGTGAGGACGTGCACGGCCTTCCGGTGAACACCGGACTCATCATCCACTCCGAGCGCGGCTCGGCGCTGGGCCGGGTCACCGGTGACGGGGAGTTCCGCCTGGTGCGGGGCGACCGCGACATCTTCGGCATGCACGGGCGCTCGGCGGAGCAGCGCATCGCCATCGATCTGCTCCTCGACCCCGAGGTGGGCATCGTGTCGCTGGGCGGCCGCGCGGGCACCGGCAAGTCGGCGCTGGCGCTGTGCGCGGGCCTGGAAGCCGTGCTGGAGCGGCAGCAGCAGAAGAAGATCATCGTCTTCCGTCCCCTGTTCGCCGTCGGCGGGCAGGAGCTCGGATACCTGCCGGGTGACCAGGGGGAGAAGATGAACCCCTGGGGGCAGGCGGTGTACGACACGCTCGGCTCGGTCGTGTCGGGCAACGTCATCGACGAGGTCGTGGAACGCGGGCTGCTGGAGGTCATGCCCCTCACCCACATCCGCGGACGGTCCCTGCACGACGCGTTCGTGATCGTCGACGAGGCGCAGTCGCTGGAGCGCAACGTGCTGCTCACCGTGCTCAGCCGCATGGGTCAGAACTCGCGCGTCATCCTCACCCACGACGTGGGGCAGCGCGACAACCTCCGTGTCGGACGGCACGACGGCATCGCGAGCGTCATCGAGACCCTCAAGGGTCACGACCTCTTCGGCCACGTCACCCTCACCCGCTCGGAGCGCTCCGCGATCGCCGCGCTCGTCACCGACCTCCTGGAGGGCGGCGAACTCAGCTGA
- a CDS encoding aminotransferase class V-fold PLP-dependent enzyme, whose translation MSTFEDYVGSFDIEPGYLNWAAFGPLSPSVRAEVFADADLLGSGRPSSLALVGERIGQAQEYIAELLGVTAEEVTLQPSSTHGLQHALSGVSGAVIASTAEFPSVSLTLERAATASDHAVTPRWITPADGRVTPEVVAAALDDDVTALAVSHVDFRTGYRADLAALRDVLGPDRLLIVDAVQSFGVIDVEHTIADVVVGHGYKWLRAGRGTGFAWFSARARERIAPVLSGITGTTASGLVVDERPPPALSARAYTVSMPDTLAAGRLAIGARDVRDVGVAAIEERLAAQVDAVIETADRHGIAVVSPRERAERAGIVALAPEEPARLAATLANAGVVVTARGDSIRVAPHAGTDADTLALLDEALGSSGRESFIVP comes from the coding sequence GTGAGCACATTCGAGGACTACGTCGGCAGCTTCGACATCGAGCCGGGGTACCTCAACTGGGCGGCGTTCGGGCCCCTCTCGCCGTCGGTGCGCGCGGAGGTCTTCGCGGACGCGGACCTGCTCGGCAGCGGACGACCCTCGTCACTCGCGCTCGTGGGGGAGCGGATCGGCCAGGCGCAGGAGTACATCGCCGAGCTGCTCGGTGTGACCGCCGAGGAAGTGACGCTGCAGCCGTCGTCCACGCACGGCCTGCAGCATGCGCTCTCCGGCGTCTCCGGCGCGGTCATCGCGAGCACGGCGGAGTTCCCGAGCGTGAGTCTGACCCTCGAGCGGGCGGCGACGGCGTCCGACCATGCGGTGACGCCGCGGTGGATCACTCCCGCCGACGGCCGGGTCACCCCGGAGGTGGTGGCCGCCGCGCTCGACGACGACGTCACAGCCCTGGCCGTCAGCCACGTCGACTTCCGGACCGGATACCGGGCGGACCTCGCCGCGCTGCGTGACGTGCTCGGCCCGGACCGGCTGCTCATCGTCGATGCGGTGCAGTCCTTCGGCGTAATCGATGTCGAGCACACGATCGCCGACGTCGTCGTCGGTCACGGCTACAAGTGGCTCCGTGCCGGACGCGGCACCGGATTCGCCTGGTTCTCGGCGCGGGCGCGGGAACGGATCGCCCCCGTGCTCTCGGGCATCACCGGCACGACGGCCAGCGGGCTGGTCGTCGACGAGCGCCCGCCGCCCGCGCTCTCCGCCCGCGCGTACACCGTGAGCATGCCCGACACCCTCGCGGCCGGCCGCCTCGCGATCGGCGCACGCGACGTGCGCGACGTGGGCGTCGCGGCGATCGAGGAGCGGCTCGCCGCACAGGTGGACGCGGTCATCGAGACCGCCGATCGCCACGGGATCGCCGTCGTGTCGCCTCGCGAGCGCGCGGAGCGCGCCGGGATCGTGGCGCTCGCGCCCGAGGAGCCGGCGCGGCTCGCTGCGACTCTCGCCAATGCGGGCGTGGTCGTGACGGCGCGCGGCGATTCGATCCGCGTCGCGCCGCATGCGGGGACGGATGCCGACACCCTCGCCCTTCTCGACGAGGCGCTCGGGTCATCCGGCAGGGAATCGTTCATCGTCCCGTAA
- a CDS encoding winged helix-turn-helix domain-containing protein: MTDTLSPAQARRIALAAQGFTRARPATVSARHLHRVMDRLGVLQIDSVNVFARSHYLPLFSRLGSYDPALLDRHFLSPSTRYIEYLAHEATFVPVEDWPLWRFRRDDFRRRWAAEDSWLRSNARTVQWVQDELRTRGPLRPADLRADAPRERGTWWDWDEVKLALEHLWRTGDVAVRGRRGFERVYARAEDVIPEHIRTQDVSREEAIRELIRRAARSSGVATAADLADYYRIRDRVAVTTAIAELVDAGELQPVSVRGWERGGRPLPAWRHRNAVLPRRVETAALLTPFDPVVWFRDRALRTFGLDYRIEIYVPAAKRRYGYYSLPVLVGDRIVARVDLKADRAGSALQVQSAWWEPQARPGDADAIAAELLRAARWQGLDHVSVSGWGDATAAVHAALSADDTAAVRRHRHVREGVA, from the coding sequence GTGACCGACACCCTCAGTCCCGCTCAGGCGCGCCGGATCGCCCTCGCCGCACAGGGCTTCACCCGTGCACGCCCCGCCACCGTCTCCGCCCGCCATCTGCACCGCGTGATGGACCGGCTCGGCGTGCTGCAGATCGACTCCGTGAACGTGTTCGCCCGATCGCACTACCTTCCGTTGTTCTCCCGCCTCGGCTCGTACGACCCCGCGCTGCTCGACCGCCACTTCCTCTCCCCCTCCACGCGCTACATCGAGTACCTCGCCCATGAGGCGACGTTCGTGCCGGTCGAGGACTGGCCGCTGTGGCGCTTCCGGCGGGACGACTTCCGCCGGCGCTGGGCGGCGGAGGACTCCTGGCTCCGCTCCAACGCGCGCACGGTGCAATGGGTGCAGGACGAGCTCCGCACCCGCGGACCGCTCCGCCCGGCGGACCTCCGGGCCGACGCCCCGCGGGAGCGCGGCACGTGGTGGGACTGGGACGAGGTCAAGCTCGCCCTCGAGCATCTGTGGCGCACGGGCGACGTGGCGGTCCGCGGGCGCCGTGGATTCGAACGCGTCTACGCGCGCGCCGAGGACGTGATCCCGGAGCACATCCGCACCCAGGACGTCTCCCGCGAGGAGGCGATCCGCGAGCTCATCCGCCGCGCGGCGCGCTCGAGCGGGGTCGCCACGGCGGCCGACCTCGCCGACTACTACCGGATCCGCGATCGCGTCGCCGTGACCACGGCCATCGCCGAGCTCGTCGACGCCGGCGAGCTGCAGCCCGTGTCCGTTCGCGGGTGGGAGCGCGGTGGCCGCCCCCTCCCGGCGTGGCGGCATCGCAACGCCGTGCTCCCGCGGCGCGTCGAGACCGCCGCCCTGCTGACACCGTTCGACCCCGTCGTTTGGTTCCGCGACCGCGCCCTGCGGACGTTCGGGCTGGACTACCGCATCGAGATCTACGTGCCGGCCGCGAAGCGCCGCTACGGCTACTACTCGCTGCCCGTGCTGGTCGGCGACCGGATCGTGGCGCGTGTCGACCTCAAGGCCGACCGCGCCGGCTCGGCCCTCCAGGTGCAGTCGGCCTGGTGGGAGCCGCAGGCACGGCCGGGTGACGCCGATGCGATCGCGGCGGAGCTCCTGCGGGCCGCGCGGTGGCAGGGCCTCGACCACGTCTCGGTCTCCGGATGGGGAGACGCGACCGCGGCGGTGCACGCCGCCCTGTCGGCGGACGACACGGCCGCGGTGCGCCGTCACCGTCACGTCCGAGAAGGGGTCGCATGA
- a CDS encoding isoprenyl transferase: MSRESPGRGPLYRLYTSRLRRHLDPASVPHHVAMMIDGNRRWARQLGFDTPAEGHRAGAAKMQEFLGWCDELGVRVVSLYLLSSDNLRKRDSAELADLIEIIAELAEALSQKGNWRVQHVGRSDILPAELARVLADAEERTKDHTGLHVNLAVGYGGRNEIVDAVRSIITQHEASGGTMEDLAAQLTPEMIGEHLYTGGQPDPDLVIRTSGEQRLSDFLLWQSAHSEFYFVEALGPDLRQVDFLRAIRDYADRDRRFGR, translated from the coding sequence ATGTCACGCGAGAGCCCGGGGCGCGGGCCGCTGTACCGGCTGTACACCAGCCGGCTGCGTCGTCACCTCGATCCGGCCTCGGTCCCGCATCACGTCGCGATGATGATCGACGGAAACCGCCGATGGGCCCGACAGCTCGGGTTCGACACCCCCGCCGAAGGGCACCGCGCGGGCGCCGCCAAGATGCAGGAGTTCCTCGGCTGGTGCGACGAGCTGGGGGTGCGGGTGGTCTCGCTCTACCTCCTCTCCAGCGACAACCTGCGCAAGCGGGACTCCGCCGAACTCGCCGACCTCATCGAGATCATCGCGGAGCTCGCGGAGGCCCTGTCGCAGAAGGGGAACTGGCGGGTCCAGCACGTCGGGCGCTCCGACATCCTCCCCGCCGAGCTGGCACGTGTGCTGGCCGATGCGGAGGAACGGACGAAGGACCACACCGGACTGCACGTGAACCTCGCGGTCGGCTACGGCGGGCGCAACGAGATCGTCGACGCCGTGCGCAGCATCATCACCCAGCACGAGGCGTCGGGCGGCACGATGGAGGACCTCGCGGCGCAGCTCACACCGGAGATGATCGGCGAGCATCTGTACACCGGCGGTCAGCCTGACCCGGACCTCGTGATCCGCACGAGCGGCGAGCAGCGACTGAGCGACTTCCTGCTGTGGCAGAGCGCCCACAGCGAGTTCTACTTCGTCGAGGCGCTCGGACCGGACCTCCGGCAGGTCGACTTCCTCCGCGCGATCCGCGACTACGCCGACCGGGACCGCCGATTCGGGCGGTGA
- a CDS encoding DUF4307 domain-containing protein: MTTASQLDERYGRTRRGRWPWILGGAVALLLVGALAWSTVSQSLSSVDADDLGFELVDEHAVDLRFQVTGVQGKDVVCVLEALDEEFGVVGWKVVEIPAGDAHSLTRAERIPTVAEATTGLVNTCWVA; this comes from the coding sequence GTGACGACCGCCTCCCAGCTCGACGAACGCTATGGCCGCACCCGCCGGGGCCGGTGGCCGTGGATCCTCGGCGGGGCCGTCGCCCTGCTCCTCGTCGGCGCCCTCGCCTGGTCCACCGTGAGCCAGTCCCTCAGCTCCGTCGACGCCGACGACCTGGGGTTCGAACTCGTCGACGAGCACGCCGTCGACCTGCGTTTCCAGGTGACCGGCGTGCAGGGCAAGGACGTGGTCTGCGTGCTCGAGGCGCTCGACGAGGAGTTCGGCGTCGTGGGCTGGAAGGTCGTGGAGATCCCGGCCGGAGACGCCCACTCCCTCACCCGCGCGGAGCGAATCCCCACCGTCGCCGAGGCCACGACAGGTTTGGTGAACACCTGCTGGGTCGCCTAG
- the greA gene encoding transcription elongation factor GreA, with the protein MSTDAQVPFLTQEAYDRLVAELEHLSTVGRDEIAKRIEAAREEGDLKENGGYHAAKDEQGKQEARIRTLEALLKTAKVGEAPASRGIVEPGTVVTAIVAGGEEVFLLGSREIAAGSDLDVYSEASPLGQAILGLKVGDSSSYEAPNGRSISVEIVKVETYTG; encoded by the coding sequence ATGTCCACCGATGCTCAGGTCCCCTTCCTCACGCAGGAAGCCTATGACCGGCTCGTCGCCGAGCTGGAGCACCTCTCCACCGTCGGTCGCGACGAGATCGCCAAGCGCATCGAAGCCGCCCGGGAAGAGGGCGACCTCAAGGAGAACGGCGGCTACCACGCGGCGAAGGACGAGCAGGGCAAGCAGGAGGCCCGCATCCGCACCCTGGAGGCCCTGTTGAAGACGGCGAAGGTCGGCGAGGCTCCCGCCAGCCGCGGGATCGTCGAGCCGGGCACCGTCGTCACCGCGATCGTCGCGGGCGGCGAGGAGGTCTTCCTCCTCGGCAGCCGTGAGATCGCCGCCGGCAGCGACCTCGACGTCTACAGCGAGGCCAGCCCGCTCGGACAGGCCATCCTCGGCCTCAAGGTCGGCGACTCGTCGTCGTACGAGGCTCCCAACGGCCGCTCGATCAGCGTCGAGATCGTGAAGGTGGAGACCTACACGGGCTGA
- a CDS encoding AI-2E family transporter → MSEDQRPRLRDLFRPRPVVTDRTVTTEADEAVPLPLRITASYAWRLLLIAAAAGVFIWLVMLLKLLVIPLMVGILITALLWPAFSWMLRRGFPRWLAIAISLIGTIAIVTGLMWLVVWQVRAQLPDVQQRTTEAFDQFQVWLHDGPLNLSDTQIADYLQQGLDLISEQAQVLWTGALAIGTTVGHVATGALLALFILICLLADGAGIWRWTLKIFPRRARPAVDGAARNGWTTIVNYARTQLFVATIDAIGIGLGAFLLQVPLALPVAVLVFLGSFIPIVGAVVTGAVAVFLALVYNGPWIALWMLVVVLAVQQIEGHILQPIMMGSAVKVHPLAVVLVVAGGAMIAGIPGALFAVPLAAFVNVAAVTISSGSWRTGVGPSGDLIWSTVPRERRRRNR, encoded by the coding sequence ATGAGCGAGGACCAGCGACCCCGGCTGCGCGATCTGTTCCGTCCGCGCCCCGTGGTGACCGATCGGACCGTGACCACCGAAGCGGACGAGGCAGTGCCGCTGCCGCTGCGGATCACGGCGAGCTACGCCTGGCGCCTCCTGCTCATCGCGGCCGCCGCCGGTGTCTTCATCTGGCTCGTGATGCTGCTGAAGCTGCTCGTCATCCCGCTGATGGTCGGCATCCTCATCACGGCGCTGCTCTGGCCGGCCTTCTCCTGGATGCTCCGCCGTGGTTTCCCGCGCTGGCTCGCGATCGCGATCTCGCTCATCGGGACGATCGCCATCGTCACGGGGCTCATGTGGCTCGTCGTCTGGCAGGTGCGCGCCCAGCTCCCCGACGTGCAGCAGCGGACCACCGAGGCGTTCGACCAGTTCCAGGTGTGGCTCCACGACGGGCCGCTCAACCTCTCCGACACGCAGATCGCCGACTACCTCCAGCAGGGCCTCGACCTCATCAGCGAGCAGGCCCAGGTGCTGTGGACCGGGGCCCTCGCGATCGGCACCACCGTCGGCCACGTGGCGACCGGTGCGCTGCTCGCCCTGTTCATCCTCATCTGCCTCCTCGCGGACGGCGCGGGCATCTGGCGCTGGACCCTGAAGATCTTCCCGCGTCGCGCCCGGCCCGCCGTCGACGGCGCCGCCCGCAACGGCTGGACGACGATCGTCAACTACGCGCGGACCCAGCTGTTCGTCGCCACGATCGACGCGATCGGCATCGGCCTCGGCGCCTTCCTGCTCCAGGTCCCGCTCGCGCTCCCCGTCGCCGTGCTGGTGTTCCTCGGCTCGTTCATCCCCATCGTCGGTGCCGTCGTGACCGGTGCCGTCGCCGTCTTCCTGGCGCTCGTCTACAACGGTCCGTGGATCGCGCTCTGGATGCTCGTCGTCGTGCTGGCCGTCCAGCAGATCGAGGGGCACATCCTGCAGCCGATCATGATGGGGTCCGCCGTCAAGGTGCACCCCCTCGCCGTCGTCCTCGTGGTCGCGGGCGGCGCCATGATCGCGGGCATCCCCGGTGCCCTCTTCGCCGTCCCGTTGGCCGCGTTCGTGAACGTCGCCGCGGTGACCATCAGCTCGGGATCCTGGCGCACCGGCGTCGGACCGAGCGGAGACCTGATCTGGAGCACAGTTCCGCGCGAGCGGAGACGGAGGAATCGATGA
- the ilvA gene encoding threonine ammonia-lyase: MSAVPSLTEFQDAARSLAEVISHTPTLPSRALSDAVGAPVLLKMENLQRTGSFKIRGAAYRLSRLSAEERARGVVAASAGNHAQGVALAAQALGIPATIFMPLGVPVPKLLATRGYGAEVVLEGETVATSLRLAAEFAERTGAVLIHPFDHRDIVIGQGTLGLELLEDAPEIDRVVLGIGGGGLIAGVAAAVKARAAELGRTIRVIGVQAENAAAVPPSLDAGEPVDIVTRPTIADGILVARPGAVPFEIIKDLVDEVVTVSDDDLARAILVLLEQAKVVVEPAGAAGVAALLSGRVAATGTTMAVLTGGNIDPLLLQRVVSHGLAASGRYLTIRIPLPDRPGQLARVSELIAEAGANVIEAMHTRHGHGLQISEVILELSVETRGADHSAHTLDTLRRAGFAPIVVPD; this comes from the coding sequence ATGAGCGCAGTCCCCAGCCTGACCGAGTTCCAGGACGCGGCTCGAAGTCTGGCTGAGGTGATTTCGCACACTCCGACGCTGCCGTCCCGGGCGCTCTCGGACGCGGTCGGCGCCCCCGTGCTGCTGAAGATGGAGAATCTGCAGCGCACGGGCTCGTTCAAGATCCGCGGTGCCGCCTACCGGCTGTCCCGGCTCAGCGCCGAAGAGCGGGCGCGCGGCGTCGTCGCCGCCTCCGCCGGCAACCATGCGCAGGGCGTGGCCCTGGCCGCGCAGGCCCTCGGCATCCCGGCGACGATCTTCATGCCCCTCGGGGTGCCGGTGCCCAAGCTCCTCGCCACGCGCGGCTACGGGGCGGAGGTCGTTCTCGAGGGCGAGACCGTCGCCACCTCGCTGCGTCTGGCCGCGGAGTTCGCCGAGCGGACCGGAGCCGTGCTGATCCACCCGTTCGACCACCGCGACATCGTCATCGGTCAGGGCACCCTCGGCCTCGAGCTGCTGGAGGACGCCCCCGAGATCGACAGGGTCGTCCTCGGCATCGGGGGAGGGGGGCTGATCGCGGGTGTCGCTGCGGCGGTCAAGGCCCGGGCCGCCGAACTCGGCCGCACGATCCGGGTGATCGGGGTGCAGGCGGAGAACGCGGCCGCGGTACCGCCGTCGCTGGATGCCGGTGAGCCGGTGGACATCGTGACACGTCCGACCATCGCCGACGGCATCCTCGTCGCCCGCCCGGGAGCGGTGCCGTTCGAGATCATCAAGGACCTCGTCGACGAGGTGGTCACCGTCTCCGACGACGACCTCGCCCGTGCCATCCTCGTGCTCCTGGAGCAGGCGAAGGTCGTGGTCGAACCCGCCGGTGCCGCGGGAGTCGCGGCGCTCCTGTCCGGCCGGGTGGCGGCGACGGGCACGACGATGGCGGTGCTGACCGGAGGGAACATCGACCCCCTCCTGCTGCAGCGGGTCGTCTCCCACGGCCTGGCCGCGTCCGGCCGCTACCTGACGATCCGCATCCCGCTGCCCGACCGTCCGGGGCAGCTCGCGCGGGTGTCCGAGCTCATCGCGGAGGCGGGGGCGAACGTCATCGAGGCGATGCACACCCGCCACGGGCACGGACTGCAGATCAGCGAGGTCATCCTCGAGCTCAGCGTCGAGACCCGCGGGGCCGACCACTCGGCGCACACGCTGGACACCCTGCGGCGTGCCGGCTTCGCCCCCATCGTCGTCCCGGACTGA
- a CDS encoding type IV toxin-antitoxin system AbiEi family antitoxin domain-containing protein: protein MLDPVSTLHRLGGIARGRQLGALGISRSALSRSVNAGRILRVRAGVFATHGTDADVVTAAAHGGALTCGSALRTHGVWVLSESDAPHVWLGRNGRAHPHLGCRCVRHHFEGRTRFGIVEVEDALQHLHTCEGDESFFVSFESAWRLGLIGRAARDRIRAALPRSARWLVDFARPDADSGLESLLRLRLHLLGVHLTTQLAIPGVGRVDFVVDGRLIIEVDGREHHGAPAMRHRDLARDAAASRLGYETLRFDYAQVVHDWPAVQAAIEGALRRARDRL from the coding sequence ATGCTCGATCCCGTCTCGACCCTTCACCGTCTCGGAGGCATCGCCCGCGGCCGCCAGCTCGGCGCGTTGGGTATCTCCCGGTCGGCGTTGTCCCGCTCGGTGAACGCCGGTCGCATCCTCCGCGTCCGCGCCGGCGTCTTCGCCACTCACGGCACCGACGCCGACGTCGTCACCGCGGCCGCACATGGTGGCGCCCTCACCTGCGGAAGCGCACTGCGCACCCATGGCGTCTGGGTGCTGTCGGAAAGCGACGCGCCGCACGTGTGGCTCGGTCGCAACGGCCGCGCGCACCCGCACCTCGGGTGCCGTTGCGTCCGGCACCATTTCGAGGGACGCACCCGGTTCGGCATCGTGGAGGTCGAGGACGCGCTCCAGCATCTGCACACCTGCGAGGGCGACGAGTCGTTCTTCGTCTCGTTCGAGTCGGCCTGGCGGCTCGGACTGATCGGGCGGGCGGCGCGCGACCGGATCCGCGCCGCGCTGCCGCGGTCCGCCCGTTGGCTCGTGGACTTCGCTCGTCCGGACGCGGACAGCGGACTGGAATCCCTTCTCCGACTCCGTCTCCATCTCCTCGGCGTCCACCTCACGACGCAACTCGCGATCCCCGGTGTCGGCCGCGTCGACTTCGTGGTCGACGGCCGTCTCATCATCGAGGTCGACGGCCGGGAGCACCACGGCGCCCCCGCGATGCGTCACCGGGATCTCGCCCGCGACGCCGCAGCATCGCGACTCGGGTATGAGACTCTGCGCTTCGACTACGCGCAGGTCGTGCACGACTGGCCCGCGGTCCAGGCCGCGATCGAAGGAGCCCTGCGTCGAGCCCGCGACCGCCTCTGA
- a CDS encoding hemolysin III family protein — MSTPDQTGADLPQLPLLEAAAADAATEIKPTWRGWIHAGTFPVAIVAGIVLIVASHGAPAKWAAAVFMATSLLLFGNSAMYHRFNWRPRVKGILKRIDHANILLLIAGTYTPLATLALPPEKGVLLLTLVWSGALLGILFRVFWINAPRWLYVALYLLLGWAAVMYIVDLLTANVAMMVLVIIGGLLYTGGAVVYALKKPNPWPGHFGFHEIFHVCTVLAFLCHWAACLLIALHPLSPSLGAP, encoded by the coding sequence GTGAGCACTCCCGACCAGACCGGCGCCGACCTTCCCCAGCTGCCGCTGCTCGAAGCGGCGGCCGCCGATGCGGCCACCGAGATCAAACCGACCTGGCGCGGCTGGATCCATGCGGGCACCTTCCCCGTCGCGATCGTCGCGGGCATCGTCCTCATCGTCGCGTCCCACGGCGCACCGGCGAAGTGGGCGGCGGCGGTCTTCATGGCCACGTCGCTGCTGCTGTTCGGAAACTCGGCCATGTACCACCGCTTCAACTGGCGGCCGCGGGTGAAGGGCATCCTGAAGCGCATCGACCACGCGAACATCCTGCTGCTCATCGCCGGCACCTACACCCCCCTCGCGACTCTGGCCTTGCCGCCCGAGAAGGGTGTGCTGCTGCTGACGCTCGTCTGGAGCGGGGCCCTGCTCGGCATCCTCTTCCGGGTGTTCTGGATCAACGCGCCGCGCTGGCTGTACGTCGCGCTGTACCTGCTGCTCGGCTGGGCCGCCGTGATGTACATCGTCGACCTGCTCACTGCGAACGTGGCCATGATGGTGCTCGTGATCATCGGCGGACTGCTCTACACGGGCGGCGCCGTGGTCTACGCGTTGAAGAAGCCCAACCCGTGGCCCGGGCACTTCGGCTTCCACGAGATCTTCCACGTGTGCACCGTGCTGGCGTTCCTGTGCCACTGGGCCGCCTGTCTGCTCATCGCCCTGCACCCGCTGTCGCCGTCGCTCGGCGCCCCCTGA